One Chlorobaculum limnaeum genomic window carries:
- a CDS encoding hydroxyacylglutathione hydrolase family protein — translation MGMQAEQIRTGGDRNFGYLCADEATGEAFAVDSSYSPKVLVDAARQRGWRLVHAFCTHGHGDHTNGNAEFERLTGLRVLLFGDRDARTGIEVAHGASFPLGEGSISIIHTPGHTPDSICILAGDVLFTGDTLFVGKVGGTWSEADARLEYRSLHERLMTLPSGTNVFPGHDYGIAPVSTIGHEKITNPFLLQSDVEAFVDLKNNWAAYKKAHGIS, via the coding sequence ATGGGAATGCAGGCAGAGCAGATCAGGACGGGCGGAGATCGCAATTTCGGCTATCTCTGCGCCGACGAGGCGACGGGCGAGGCGTTCGCCGTCGATTCCTCCTATTCGCCGAAGGTGCTGGTCGATGCCGCCCGTCAGCGAGGCTGGCGGCTCGTCCATGCCTTCTGTACCCACGGCCACGGCGACCACACCAACGGCAACGCGGAGTTCGAGCGCCTGACAGGACTCCGCGTGCTGCTCTTCGGCGACCGCGACGCCCGCACGGGTATCGAGGTTGCCCACGGCGCGAGCTTTCCGCTTGGCGAGGGCAGCATCTCGATTATCCACACGCCCGGCCATACCCCGGATTCGATCTGCATTCTTGCCGGGGATGTGCTCTTCACCGGCGACACCCTCTTCGTGGGCAAGGTCGGCGGCACCTGGAGCGAGGCGGACGCCCGGCTGGAGTATCGCTCATTGCACGAGCGGCTGATGACGCTGCCGTCCGGTACGAACGTATTTCCCGGTCACGATTACGGCATCGCGCCGGTTTCGACCATCGGTCATGAAAAAATTACGAACCCTTTTTTGCTTCAGTCCGACGTAGAAGCCTTCGTCGACCTGAAAAACAACTGGGCGGCCTACAAAAAAGCGCACGGAATCAGCTGA
- a CDS encoding FAD-dependent oxidoreductase produces the protein MKPFDIVIVGGGGAGLYAAMEAMKTNPGLNIAVLSKIYPNRSHTSAAQGGANAALANKAKDDTVEMHIFDTIKGSDYLADQDAVEVLCSEAPKIIRELDNMGTPWSRMDDKTIAQRPFGGAGRPRCCYCADKTGHTILQTLYEQCLRKGVFFFNEYFALELSVDGSRSRGLIAMNIKTGKVEAFPAKTVVFATGGYAKMYWNRSSNAAGNTGDGQAIAYRAGIPLKDMEFVQFHPTGLRKSGLLVTEGARGEGGYLVNALGERFMSRYAPEKMELGPRDLVSRSLETEILEGRGFDSPAGKYLHLDLRHLGADIIKSRLPQIREMCMYFEGVDPIDDPVPVRPTAHYSMGGIDTDNYGRTIMEGVYAAGECGCVSVHGANRLGGNSLLDILVFGRITGRAAAEEASRFNPSPIPPSEVAEKEQELRSFMQPRGHYERYGTLREDLGHSLGANVGIFREASKIKQGIKDIESLKDRFQHVRVFDTGDVYNTNLIQVLELKNMLDLSETVAEGALAREESRGSHTRTDFPTRDDEKWHKHSIYTYEEGRPKLAYKPVTMGRYELQERTY, from the coding sequence ATGAAACCATTTGATATCGTCATCGTCGGTGGTGGCGGTGCCGGACTTTACGCGGCCATGGAGGCCATGAAGACCAATCCGGGGCTGAACATCGCCGTGCTTTCAAAGATTTATCCGAACCGCTCCCACACCTCCGCAGCCCAGGGCGGAGCCAATGCGGCGCTGGCCAACAAGGCCAAGGACGACACGGTTGAGATGCACATTTTCGATACCATCAAGGGTAGCGACTATCTCGCCGACCAGGATGCGGTCGAAGTGCTCTGCTCCGAGGCTCCCAAGATCATCCGCGAACTCGACAACATGGGCACTCCGTGGTCGAGGATGGATGACAAGACCATCGCCCAGCGTCCCTTCGGCGGCGCGGGTCGTCCCCGCTGCTGTTATTGCGCGGACAAGACGGGCCACACCATTCTCCAGACGCTCTACGAACAGTGTCTGCGCAAGGGCGTATTCTTCTTCAACGAATATTTCGCGCTCGAGCTCTCGGTCGATGGCAGCCGTTCGCGCGGCCTGATTGCCATGAACATCAAGACCGGCAAGGTCGAGGCGTTTCCGGCCAAGACGGTGGTTTTCGCCACCGGCGGCTACGCCAAGATGTACTGGAACCGCTCCAGCAACGCAGCGGGCAACACCGGCGACGGGCAGGCCATCGCCTACCGCGCGGGCATTCCGCTCAAGGACATGGAGTTCGTGCAGTTCCACCCCACCGGCCTTCGCAAGAGCGGCCTGCTCGTGACCGAGGGTGCTCGCGGCGAAGGGGGATACCTGGTCAACGCGCTCGGCGAGCGCTTCATGTCGCGCTACGCTCCCGAAAAGATGGAGCTTGGCCCTCGCGACCTGGTCTCCCGCTCGCTCGAAACCGAAATTCTCGAAGGGCGCGGCTTCGACAGTCCGGCAGGCAAATACCTGCATCTCGACCTTCGCCATCTCGGCGCCGATATCATCAAGTCGCGCCTGCCGCAGATTCGTGAGATGTGCATGTACTTCGAGGGCGTCGATCCGATCGACGACCCGGTGCCTGTCAGGCCCACGGCGCACTACTCGATGGGCGGCATCGATACCGACAATTATGGACGCACCATCATGGAGGGGGTCTACGCCGCCGGTGAGTGTGGCTGCGTTTCGGTGCACGGTGCCAACCGTCTGGGCGGCAACTCGCTGCTCGATATCCTGGTCTTTGGTCGCATCACCGGAAGGGCAGCCGCCGAAGAGGCATCCAGGTTCAATCCCTCCCCCATTCCGCCTTCAGAGGTGGCCGAAAAGGAGCAGGAGCTGCGCAGCTTCATGCAGCCGCGAGGCCATTACGAACGGTACGGCACATTGCGCGAAGACCTCGGTCACTCGCTCGGCGCGAATGTCGGCATTTTCCGCGAAGCCTCGAAGATCAAACAGGGCATCAAGGATATCGAAAGCCTGAAGGATCGCTTCCAGCATGTCAGGGTTTTCGACACGGGCGACGTCTACAATACCAACCTGATCCAGGTGCTCGAACTGAAGAACATGCTCGACCTGTCCGAAACCGTGGCCGAGGGCGCGCTTGCCAGGGAGGAGAGCCGCGGTTCGCACACCAGGACCGATTTCCCGACGCGCGACGACGAGAAGTGGCACAAGCACAGCATATACACCTATGAAGAAGGACGCCCGAAACTCGCTTACAAGCCGGTCACGATGGGACGCTATGAGCTTCAGGAACGAACCTATTAA
- a CDS encoding lysophospholipid acyltransferase family protein, with amino-acid sequence MNLQTLLFFLVLMPVMFFGLLWSLVLNLFDKSGNKFHGVASWWGRFSAKLLGIAIEVEGEENYQPDQNYLVVSNHAGMADIPLILGAMKLNIRFMAKEELGKIPVFGWALKTGGYVMVKRGQNREALQSMLQAVDTLKSGKSIHIFPEGTRSKTGDILPFKRGAFIIAQKAGVPVLPVTIIGSHLITPKKSLKINKGKIRLIIGKPIAPGKNPSAETLMEESYKVISKNLEKNAA; translated from the coding sequence ATGAATCTCCAGACACTTCTTTTCTTCCTGGTGCTGATGCCGGTCATGTTCTTCGGGCTGCTCTGGTCGCTCGTGCTGAACCTGTTCGACAAATCCGGCAACAAGTTTCATGGCGTCGCTTCCTGGTGGGGACGTTTTTCGGCAAAGCTGCTCGGCATTGCCATCGAAGTGGAGGGAGAGGAGAACTACCAGCCGGACCAGAACTATCTGGTTGTCAGCAACCATGCGGGCATGGCGGACATTCCGCTGATCCTCGGCGCTATGAAGCTAAATATCAGGTTCATGGCCAAGGAGGAGCTTGGCAAAATTCCCGTGTTTGGCTGGGCGCTGAAAACGGGCGGATATGTCATGGTCAAACGAGGTCAGAACCGCGAGGCGCTGCAAAGTATGCTGCAAGCAGTCGATACACTCAAGAGCGGCAAATCGATCCATATCTTTCCCGAGGGAACCCGTTCGAAGACTGGCGACATTTTGCCCTTCAAACGCGGCGCATTCATCATAGCGCAGAAGGCTGGCGTACCGGTGCTCCCGGTCACCATTATCGGCAGCCACCTGATCACTCCCAAGAAAAGCCTGAAAATCAACAAAGGCAAGATTCGGCTGATCATCGGCAAACCGATAGCCCCCGGCAAGAACCCCAGCGCGGAAACACTTATGGAGGAGAGCTACAAAGTTATCAGCAAAAATCTGGAGAAGAACGCCGCGTAA
- a CDS encoding CBS domain-containing protein translates to MDQLITLRTLPVSALMQKDFHTIKGSSTVAEALQLMKKSGESGLIVEPRNEDDCYGIVTEKDILEKVIDPGEDLHRDPWNTPVFQIMSKPIISVNPSMRIKYALRLMKRANVRRLTIMDGNKVIGVLNMTDVLHRVEDLPVHDDHIAL, encoded by the coding sequence ATGGATCAGCTCATCACCTTACGGACCCTTCCGGTTTCCGCCCTCATGCAGAAGGATTTCCATACCATCAAGGGCAGTTCGACCGTTGCCGAAGCATTGCAGCTCATGAAAAAGAGCGGAGAGAGCGGCCTTATCGTCGAGCCTCGTAACGAAGACGATTGCTACGGCATCGTGACCGAAAAAGACATTCTCGAAAAAGTGATCGATCCGGGCGAAGACTTGCACCGCGATCCCTGGAACACCCCGGTTTTCCAGATCATGAGCAAGCCGATCATCAGCGTCAACCCGAGCATGAGGATCAAGTATGCGCTGCGTCTGATGAAGCGCGCCAACGTCAGGCGCCTCACCATCATGGATGGCAACAAGGTTATCGGCGTGCTCAACATGACGGACGTTCTCCATCGAGTCGAGGACCTTCCGGTGCATGACGACCATATCGCCCTGTAA
- the hemE gene encoding uroporphyrinogen decarboxylase, which produces MLKNDLFIRALKRQSCPRTPIWVMRQAGRYLPEYRAVREKTDFLTLCKTPELACEVTIQPVDLMGVDAAIIFSDILVVNEAMGMNVEIIETKGIKLTPPIRSQADIDKLIDPDIDEKLGYVLDAIRLTKKELNDRVPLIGFSGAAWTLFTYAVEGGGSKNYAFAKKMMYREPQMAHQLLQKITTCISAYLIKQVEAGADAIQIFDSWASALSEDDYREFALPYIKQNVAAVKAAYPEIPVIVFAKDMNTILSDIADTGCEAVGLGWNIDIAKARKELNDRVCLQGNMDPTVLYGTPEKIKSEAAKILKQFGQHTENSGHVFNLGHGILPDVDPANLKCLVEFVKEESAKYH; this is translated from the coding sequence ATGCTCAAAAATGATCTTTTTATCAGGGCGTTGAAAAGGCAGTCGTGCCCCCGTACTCCAATCTGGGTCATGCGCCAGGCTGGCCGTTACCTCCCGGAATATCGCGCCGTCAGGGAGAAAACCGACTTTCTGACCCTCTGCAAAACCCCTGAACTGGCTTGTGAAGTTACGATCCAGCCGGTCGATCTGATGGGCGTGGACGCCGCGATCATTTTTTCCGACATCCTCGTCGTCAACGAAGCGATGGGTATGAACGTCGAGATCATCGAGACCAAGGGAATCAAGCTGACGCCTCCGATCCGCTCGCAGGCCGACATCGACAAGCTGATCGATCCCGACATCGACGAGAAGCTCGGCTACGTGCTCGACGCGATCCGTCTCACCAAGAAAGAACTCAACGACCGCGTGCCGCTCATCGGCTTCTCCGGCGCGGCATGGACGCTCTTCACCTATGCTGTTGAAGGCGGCGGTTCGAAGAACTACGCTTTCGCCAAGAAGATGATGTACCGCGAGCCGCAGATGGCGCACCAGCTGCTCCAGAAGATCACCACCTGCATCAGTGCCTACCTCATCAAGCAGGTCGAAGCTGGCGCGGACGCAATCCAGATTTTCGATTCCTGGGCAAGCGCGCTCTCCGAGGATGACTATCGCGAATTCGCCCTGCCCTACATCAAGCAGAACGTCGCTGCCGTGAAGGCCGCCTATCCGGAGATTCCGGTGATTGTCTTCGCCAAGGATATGAACACCATCCTTTCCGACATCGCAGATACCGGTTGCGAGGCAGTTGGTCTCGGCTGGAACATCGACATCGCCAAGGCACGCAAGGAACTCAACGACCGCGTCTGCCTCCAGGGCAACATGGACCCGACGGTGCTCTACGGCACTCCGGAGAAGATCAAATCCGAAGCTGCCAAGATTCTCAAGCAGTTCGGTCAGCACACCGAAAATTCAGGCCATGTCTTCAACCTCGGCCACGGCATTCTGCCCGACGTCGATCCGGCCAACCTGAAGTGTCTTGTCGAGTTCGTCAAGGAAGAGAGCGCCAAGTACCACTGA
- a CDS encoding D-sedoheptulose-7-phosphate isomerase yields the protein MTQQCNCSEGCSGSGRYEEMVLERLLYSARLKESVARRDNDVIVAMASMIADTFREGGKVLLCGNGGSAADAQHLAAELTIRYRSSVNRPALPAIALSTDTSALTAGSNDFGFDEVFVRLTEAYGRPGDIFIGLSTSGNSSNVLKALQYARKREMKTLALLGGDGGAIKPYADLAVVVPHTGSADRVQECHIAVGHVIVELVEKMLGYD from the coding sequence ATGACCCAGCAGTGCAACTGTTCCGAGGGGTGCAGCGGTTCGGGCCGCTACGAAGAGATGGTGCTCGAACGGCTTCTGTACAGCGCCCGGCTCAAGGAGAGCGTGGCGCGGCGCGACAATGATGTCATTGTGGCGATGGCCTCGATGATAGCCGATACCTTCAGGGAGGGCGGAAAGGTGCTCCTGTGCGGTAATGGCGGAAGCGCCGCCGACGCGCAGCATCTTGCCGCCGAGCTGACGATCCGTTACCGCAGCTCCGTAAACCGCCCGGCGCTACCGGCCATCGCGCTTTCGACCGACACCTCGGCCCTGACGGCGGGGAGCAACGACTTCGGCTTCGACGAGGTTTTCGTGCGCCTCACCGAAGCCTATGGACGTCCGGGGGACATCTTCATCGGACTTTCAACCAGCGGCAACAGTTCCAACGTGCTCAAAGCGCTTCAATACGCCCGCAAGCGCGAGATGAAAACGCTCGCCCTGCTCGGCGGCGACGGCGGCGCGATCAAGCCATACGCTGATCTGGCGGTCGTAGTGCCGCACACCGGCAGCGCCGACCGTGTGCAGGAGTGCCACATCGCCGTTGGCCACGTCATCGTGGAACTCGTCGAAAAAATGCTGGGCTACGATTAA
- a CDS encoding CoB--CoM heterodisulfide reductase iron-sulfur subunit B family protein → MKRYAYYQSCINEAMTREVDRSIDLWQHDLGIELVKLHESACCGGSNLDYVSPKQFALVNARNIALAEKQGLDLIVSCNTCLMTIRTAKKKLDESPALRAEVNEILREEGLEYRGTSDVRHLLWVLIDDVGLDVIRKKVKNPLSKLRIAPFYGCHILRPSSVLGKDNPLEPTSLDMLLDALGARSIPYEHKNRCCGFHTLLVAEEESLNVAAEALKEAMDEKADFIVTPCPLCHTVLDGYQSKALRHNGLKGSIPVLHLSEVVGLALGYSERQLGIKRHIVTA, encoded by the coding sequence ATGAAGCGTTACGCCTACTATCAGAGCTGCATCAACGAGGCGATGACTCGCGAAGTGGATCGTTCGATCGACCTCTGGCAGCATGATCTTGGCATCGAGCTGGTCAAGTTGCACGAAAGCGCCTGCTGCGGCGGCAGCAACCTCGACTACGTGAGTCCAAAACAGTTCGCGCTGGTCAACGCACGCAATATCGCCCTGGCCGAAAAGCAGGGTCTCGATCTGATTGTCTCCTGCAACACCTGCCTGATGACCATCAGAACCGCCAAGAAAAAACTCGACGAATCACCTGCGCTGCGGGCCGAGGTCAACGAGATACTCCGGGAGGAGGGTCTCGAATATCGCGGCACCTCCGACGTGCGCCACCTGCTCTGGGTGCTCATCGACGACGTCGGTCTCGACGTCATTCGCAAGAAGGTGAAAAATCCGCTCTCGAAGCTCCGCATCGCGCCGTTCTACGGCTGCCATATCCTCCGTCCTTCGAGCGTGCTCGGCAAGGACAATCCGCTCGAACCGACCTCTCTCGACATGTTGCTCGACGCGCTCGGCGCCAGGTCGATTCCCTACGAGCACAAGAACCGCTGCTGCGGCTTCCATACGCTTCTGGTCGCCGAGGAGGAGTCGCTGAACGTTGCCGCCGAGGCATTGAAGGAGGCGATGGACGAGAAGGCTGACTTTATCGTCACGCCCTGCCCGCTCTGCCACACCGTGCTGGACGGGTATCAGTCCAAGGCGCTTCGGCACAATGGCCTCAAGGGATCGATTCCGGTGCTGCATCTCTCCGAAGTGGTGGGCCTCGCGCTCGGCTACTCCGAACGCCAGCTTGGCATCAAGCGGCATATCGTGACGGCCTGA
- a CDS encoding succinate dehydrogenase/fumarate reductase iron-sulfur subunit gives MSDSTIQHHEESRDVTFRVHRFNPQVDSKPYFDDYTIKLEKGITVLRALNYIKEHVDPTLTFRAFCQAGICGSCAMRINNMSKLACTTQVWDELDKAREPGVIKIEPLRNLPHIKDLVVEMDPLVGKMKKYSNWVDSKMPESNWGKKEFLVSEEEFLTYDKATDCILCASCVSECTILRAHKEYVSPAVLLKSYRMNADSRDGIHDQRLAGLVQDHGVWDCTHCYRCQETCVKNIPIMDAIHGIREDAIERRGTKDTSGARHAEAFMDDIEKKGRLVEATLPIRTNGLAWTLKNLLPMAVKMIIKRRTPPPPPLVKASKGIQSLRKELKEMASHVAKDHEKKSGE, from the coding sequence ATGAGCGATTCAACGATACAGCATCATGAGGAGAGCCGGGATGTGACCTTCAGGGTTCACCGGTTCAATCCCCAGGTTGACAGCAAGCCCTATTTCGATGATTACACGATCAAGCTCGAAAAAGGTATCACCGTGCTCAGGGCTCTCAACTATATCAAAGAGCATGTCGATCCGACGCTGACCTTCAGGGCCTTCTGCCAGGCAGGCATCTGCGGCTCCTGCGCCATGAGGATCAACAACATGTCGAAGCTTGCCTGCACCACCCAGGTCTGGGACGAACTCGACAAGGCCCGCGAGCCTGGAGTCATCAAGATCGAACCGCTTCGCAACCTGCCGCACATCAAGGACCTCGTGGTCGAGATGGATCCGCTGGTCGGCAAGATGAAGAAGTACTCCAACTGGGTCGATTCAAAGATGCCCGAGTCGAACTGGGGCAAAAAGGAGTTTCTCGTTTCCGAGGAGGAGTTTCTCACTTACGATAAAGCGACCGACTGCATTCTCTGCGCGTCGTGCGTTTCGGAGTGCACTATTCTCAGGGCGCACAAGGAGTATGTATCTCCCGCCGTGTTGCTCAAGTCGTACCGCATGAACGCCGACAGCCGCGACGGCATTCACGACCAGCGTCTGGCGGGTCTGGTGCAGGATCACGGCGTGTGGGATTGCACGCATTGCTACCGCTGCCAGGAGACTTGCGTCAAGAACATCCCGATCATGGACGCCATTCACGGCATCAGGGAGGACGCCATCGAACGGCGCGGCACCAAGGACACCAGCGGCGCGCGTCATGCCGAAGCCTTCATGGATGACATCGAAAAGAAGGGCAGGCTGGTCGAGGCCACGCTGCCGATCAGGACCAACGGCTTGGCATGGACGCTCAAAAACCTGCTGCCGATGGCCGTCAAGATGATAATCAAGCGCCGCACCCCGCCTCCTCCTCCTCTGGTCAAAGCCTCGAAGGGCATTCAGTCCCTGCGCAAGGAGCTGAAGGAGATGGCCAGTCATGTGGCGAAGGATCACGAAAAAAAATCCGGAGAATAA
- the thrC gene encoding threonine synthase: protein MIFYSTTKASAPVTMKKATLEGLAPDGGLYVPSVMPRFSAEEIGLLESGSFNDIAFAIAKKFAGDEIPLDRLSELIDECFTFETPLHQLDNDTFVEELFHGPTLAFKDYGARFLARMTGYFASEESRLITVLVATSGDTGSAVAYGFHGIPNTRVVLLYPWGKVSRLQEQQLTTAGDNVHALEVQGDFDDCQRLVKQAFVDPELRQKLTLTSANSINISRLIPQSFYYAWAALQLREHQPDALPLFSVPSGNYGNLTAGVMAKMMGFPIGHFIAASNANDSVTRYLDEGRYEPKPTVRTLTTAMDVGNPSNFARLRYFFDDDFRKMGQEITGIAVSDAETIDTIRSVYEQFGYVMDPHTAVGYRALDHFRQDHANADNPGVVLSTAHPVKFDEAIMTATGKAVPLPEAMNEIMSKPKKATLIGSKYEELANFLAELDR, encoded by the coding sequence CAGACGGTGGCCTCTATGTTCCCTCGGTCATGCCGCGATTCTCGGCTGAAGAGATCGGGCTGCTGGAGAGCGGCTCGTTCAACGACATCGCCTTCGCTATCGCCAAGAAGTTCGCCGGTGATGAAATTCCGCTCGATCGGCTCTCGGAGCTGATCGACGAGTGCTTCACCTTCGAGACGCCGCTGCACCAGCTCGATAACGACACCTTCGTCGAGGAGCTGTTTCACGGCCCGACGCTCGCATTCAAGGATTACGGCGCCCGCTTCCTGGCGCGGATGACCGGCTACTTCGCCTCCGAGGAGAGCCGACTGATCACAGTGCTCGTCGCCACCTCGGGCGACACCGGCAGCGCGGTGGCCTACGGCTTCCACGGCATCCCGAACACTCGCGTGGTGCTGCTCTACCCGTGGGGCAAGGTGAGCCGACTTCAGGAGCAGCAGCTCACCACGGCGGGCGACAACGTTCATGCCCTCGAAGTACAGGGCGATTTCGACGACTGCCAGCGGCTCGTCAAGCAGGCCTTCGTCGATCCGGAGCTCCGGCAGAAGCTGACTTTGACTTCAGCCAACTCCATCAACATCTCGCGCCTCATACCGCAGTCGTTCTACTACGCCTGGGCCGCATTGCAGCTCCGCGAGCACCAGCCTGACGCGCTGCCACTCTTCTCGGTGCCGAGCGGCAACTACGGCAACCTGACGGCAGGCGTGATGGCGAAAATGATGGGCTTTCCGATTGGCCACTTCATCGCCGCCTCGAACGCCAACGACAGCGTCACCCGCTATCTCGACGAAGGGCGCTACGAGCCGAAACCGACCGTCCGCACGCTGACGACGGCGATGGATGTCGGCAATCCGAGCAACTTCGCGCGGCTGCGCTACTTCTTTGACGACGATTTCCGCAAGATGGGCCAGGAGATCACCGGCATCGCGGTATCGGATGCCGAGACCATTGACACGATCCGCTCGGTCTACGAGCAGTTCGGCTATGTCATGGATCCGCATACCGCCGTCGGTTACCGCGCGCTCGACCACTTCAGGCAGGATCATGCCAACGCGGACAACCCCGGCGTGGTACTTTCGACGGCCCATCCGGTGAAGTTCGACGAAGCGATCATGACTGCCACCGGCAAAGCGGTGCCGCTGCCGGAAGCGATGAACGAAATCATGAGCAAGCCGAAAAAAGCCACCCTGATCGGCAGCAAGTACGAAGAGCTGGCAAATTTCCTCGCTGAACTCGACCGTTAA
- the ribE gene encoding 6,7-dimethyl-8-ribityllumazine synthase yields MPVQNIEGSLNASGLRFALVVSRFNDFIGQKLVEGAIDCIVRHGGSADEITIIRCPGAFELPSVTKKAAFSGKYDAIVTLGVIIRGSTPHFDVIAAEATKGIAHVGMESGIPVSFGVLTTENLEQAIERAGTKAGNKGFDAAMTAIEMANLYRQL; encoded by the coding sequence ATGCCGGTTCAAAACATAGAAGGCTCGCTGAACGCTTCGGGACTCAGGTTCGCGCTCGTGGTTTCGCGATTCAACGATTTCATCGGCCAGAAGCTTGTCGAGGGAGCGATTGACTGCATCGTTCGCCACGGCGGCTCGGCTGACGAGATCACCATCATCCGCTGCCCCGGCGCGTTTGAGCTGCCGTCGGTCACGAAAAAAGCGGCGTTCTCGGGCAAGTACGATGCGATTGTGACGTTGGGCGTGATCATCCGCGGCTCGACGCCTCACTTCGACGTGATTGCCGCCGAGGCGACCAAGGGGATCGCGCATGTGGGCATGGAGTCGGGAATTCCGGTGTCGTTCGGCGTGCTGACAACCGAGAATCTGGAGCAGGCAATCGAGCGGGCTGGCACCAAGGCTGGTAACAAGGGTTTCGACGCTGCGATGACTGCCATCGAGATGGCCAATCTTTACAGGCAGTTGTGA